One window from the genome of Echinicola vietnamensis DSM 17526 encodes:
- a CDS encoding DUF4141 domain-containing protein: MKKIMYLVCTAIMLAVAPSAKAQFVVTDPANLASGILNSANEIVQTSSTVSNVVKNFKEVEKVYKQGKEYYDKLKAVSNLVKDARKVQQTVLLVGDVSEMYVQNFGKMMNDPNFSAQELTAISNGYSALLNESTELLKELKQIVSATSLSLNDKERMDIIDRVYKEVKEYHSLVRYYTTKNISVSYLRAKKQNNTHQVLELYGTANQKYW; encoded by the coding sequence ATGAAGAAGATCATGTATTTGGTGTGTACGGCAATCATGCTTGCCGTAGCACCGTCCGCAAAAGCCCAGTTTGTAGTAACCGACCCGGCAAATCTGGCTTCGGGTATTCTCAACAGCGCGAATGAGATCGTACAGACTTCCTCCACGGTAAGTAATGTGGTGAAAAATTTCAAGGAAGTTGAAAAGGTCTATAAGCAGGGTAAAGAATATTACGACAAGCTGAAAGCGGTAAGTAACCTGGTCAAAGATGCCCGAAAAGTACAGCAAACGGTACTCTTGGTGGGTGACGTGTCCGAGATGTATGTACAGAATTTCGGCAAGATGATGAACGACCCGAATTTTTCCGCACAGGAATTAACAGCCATATCCAACGGTTATTCCGCATTGCTTAATGAAAGTACTGAACTGCTGAAGGAACTCAAACAGATCGTAAGTGCCACAAGCCTGTCGCTGAATGATAAGGAACGGATGGATATTATCGACCGGGTGTACAAAGAGGTTAAGGAATACCACAGTTTGGTGCGCTACTATACCACCAAGAACATCTCCGTAAGTTATCTCAGAGCCAAAAAACAGAACAATACCCACCAGGTGCTGGAACTCTATGGAACGGCTAACCAAAAATACTGGTAA
- the traN gene encoding conjugative transposon protein TraN, which translates to MNSLFKTLGAITLIIGFAMPSFAQDNATRKPLALGKIEPYQMEVTYDKTSHLIFPTAIRYVDLGSEYLIAGKADDAENVLRVKASVKDFEQETNFSVITNDGRFYSFNVHYSANPLALSYDLLTMQKAVEKANGNDVLFEELGSSSPSLAGLLMETIYKKDKRIIKHIGAKSFGIQFILKGIYIHNGKYYYHTEIRNKSNVPFEIDFINFKVVDKQVAKRTVVQERPLIPLRTYKPLGGISGNMTEQNVFLLDQFTIGDDKILQIEIFEKNGGRHQTLQVENLDLIKARLIDDMHLKI; encoded by the coding sequence ATGAACAGTCTTTTTAAAACACTGGGAGCAATAACCCTGATCATCGGCTTTGCCATGCCGTCATTTGCACAGGACAACGCGACAAGAAAACCTCTTGCCCTGGGCAAGATAGAACCGTACCAGATGGAAGTCACCTACGATAAGACTTCGCATTTGATTTTCCCGACCGCTATACGTTACGTGGATTTGGGAAGTGAGTACCTGATTGCCGGAAAAGCGGACGATGCGGAAAACGTGTTACGTGTAAAGGCCTCGGTAAAGGATTTTGAACAGGAAACCAATTTTTCGGTCATTACCAATGACGGACGTTTCTACAGTTTCAATGTCCATTACAGTGCCAATCCACTGGCTTTGAGCTACGACCTCCTTACCATGCAGAAAGCCGTGGAGAAAGCGAATGGAAACGACGTTCTGTTTGAAGAGCTGGGAAGCAGCTCGCCATCGCTTGCAGGTCTGCTAATGGAAACCATTTACAAAAAGGATAAGCGCATCATAAAGCACATCGGTGCTAAAAGCTTCGGCATTCAGTTCATCCTGAAGGGAATTTATATCCATAACGGTAAATACTATTACCATACGGAGATCCGGAACAAAAGCAATGTGCCGTTCGAGATTGATTTCATCAATTTCAAGGTAGTGGACAAACAAGTCGCTAAACGTACCGTCGTGCAGGAGCGACCACTGATACCACTCCGTACCTATAAGCCATTGGGAGGAATTTCAGGAAATATGACGGAGCAGAATGTATTCCTCTTGGATCAGTTTACCATCGGCGATGACAAGATTCTCCAGATTGAGATTTTTGAGAAGAACGGAGGTAGGCATCAAACACTTCAGGTGGAAAATTTGGATTTGATCAAGGCTCGTCTGATTGACGACATGCACCTGAAAATTTGA
- a CDS encoding molybdenum ABC transporter permease, translating to MDYQLNAMDAVTSQLMLGIIPVVVGIGLIYWISRRKFYRRNMAGVEGFSSFESSVFTRLLERIGKWLAYALIIIGILFLWSYSRMKSDKEQQTTEIHSPK from the coding sequence TTGGATTATCAGCTCAATGCAATGGATGCAGTAACTTCACAATTAATGCTTGGTATTATTCCCGTTGTGGTGGGGATTGGGCTTATCTACTGGATAAGCCGCAGGAAATTTTACCGCCGCAATATGGCTGGTGTGGAAGGCTTTTCGAGCTTTGAATCTTCAGTATTCACCCGTTTATTGGAACGTATCGGCAAATGGCTCGCATATGCGCTGATTATCATCGGCATTCTTTTTCTATGGTCGTATTCCAGAATGAAAAGCGATAAGGAACAGCAAACCACCGAAATTCATAGCCCGAAATAG
- a CDS encoding DUF3872 domain-containing protein: MMKRLFRKYSLHFQATFMLAAMFICSVVLFSCEKDELEIQNDFPFEVDVMPVPNEVANGSTVEIRVTIQRNGNYADTRYFLRYFQFDGQGNLRYYDEPPYLPNDLYPLPAEQFRLYYTSASTVSQSFEVWISDNFGNEKQLSFRFNNSD; the protein is encoded by the coding sequence ATGATGAAACGATTATTCAGAAAATACAGTCTGCATTTTCAAGCTACATTTATGCTTGCAGCAATGTTCATTTGTTCAGTGGTTTTGTTTTCTTGTGAAAAGGACGAACTCGAAATCCAGAACGACTTTCCCTTTGAAGTCGATGTAATGCCCGTACCCAATGAGGTGGCAAATGGCAGTACCGTGGAGATCAGGGTAACGATACAGCGAAACGGCAACTACGCAGATACCCGGTACTTTCTCCGCTACTTCCAGTTTGACGGACAGGGAAACTTGCGGTATTACGATGAACCGCCATACCTGCCCAATGATTTATACCCTTTGCCAGCAGAGCAGTTCCGATTATATTACACCTCGGCATCCACCGTATCACAATCGTTTGAGGTGTGGATTTCGGATAATTTCGGTAACGAGAAACAATTGAGTTTCCGGTTTAACAATAGTGATTAA
- the traJ gene encoding conjugative transposon protein TraJ has protein sequence MEFSNLHEVLRSLYDEMLPLSADMAAIAKGLAGLGALFYVAIKVWQALSQAEPIDIYPLLRPFALGICIMFFPTIVLGTINAVLSPVVQGTHTILEDQVLDMTELQEKKDLLEREAMLRNPETAYLASDEEFDKKLDELGWSPSDLMTMSGMYIERGMYNMEQAVKNWFRELLEILFQAAALVIDTIRTFFLIVLSILGPIAFAISVWDGFQSTLTQWLTRYISVYLWLPVADLFSAMLSKIQSLIVEKDIEKLADPTFIPDTSNTVYIIFMIIGIVGYFTIPTVTGWIIQAGGAGNFTRNVNQTAMKAGNVASAGAGSAAGNIGGQLLK, from the coding sequence ATGGAGTTTAGTAATCTACACGAAGTCCTGCGCTCATTATACGATGAGATGCTGCCCCTGTCCGCCGATATGGCGGCAATAGCCAAAGGGTTGGCAGGTTTGGGGGCTTTATTCTATGTGGCCATCAAGGTATGGCAGGCATTGAGCCAGGCAGAGCCGATTGATATATACCCTTTGCTCCGTCCTTTTGCTTTGGGCATCTGCATTATGTTTTTTCCGACCATCGTGCTGGGAACCATCAATGCCGTGTTGAGCCCTGTAGTGCAGGGTACGCATACTATCCTCGAAGACCAAGTGCTTGATATGACCGAATTACAGGAGAAAAAAGACCTGTTGGAACGGGAAGCGATGCTCAGAAATCCTGAAACCGCTTATCTGGCATCTGATGAGGAGTTTGATAAAAAACTGGACGAATTGGGCTGGTCACCATCCGATTTAATGACGATGTCGGGCATGTACATCGAGCGGGGCATGTACAATATGGAACAGGCAGTCAAAAACTGGTTCCGGGAACTGCTGGAAATTCTGTTTCAAGCGGCAGCATTGGTAATCGATACCATACGTACTTTTTTTCTGATCGTCCTGTCCATACTCGGTCCCATAGCTTTTGCTATTTCCGTATGGGACGGTTTTCAGTCCACGCTCACGCAGTGGCTTACGAGGTACATCAGTGTCTACCTATGGCTGCCCGTTGCAGACCTGTTTAGTGCCATGCTCTCCAAGATTCAATCCCTAATCGTCGAAAAGGATATCGAAAAGCTTGCCGACCCGACATTCATTCCCGACACCTCCAATACCGTCTATATCATCTTTATGATTATCGGAATCGTGGGATACTTCACTATCCCGACGGTAACAGGTTGGATTATCCAGGCAGGTGGCGCAGGAAACTTTACCCGTAACGTAAACCAGACCGCAATGAAAGCAGGGAATGTCGCAAGTGCCGGAGCAGGTTCAGCAGCTGGAAACATCGGCGGTCAGCTACTCAAATAA
- a CDS encoding conjugal transfer protein TraO, with protein MKKYIYTVMFTLLGITMAQAQRMLPKQKGLEVSAGVLSNDKIGNDYYLQIGMTVNGKNGNYQLWALEYAHQYYDYKDLRIPHETYMAEGGYSFFLLGDTRKNFTFNLGITGVVGYENINRGEQMLYDGARILSEDNFVYGAGGRLSLETYLSDQVVFLIQGRTKVLWGTDLEQFRPSAGVGLRFNF; from the coding sequence ATGAAAAAGTATATCTATACCGTGATGTTCACGCTCTTGGGCATCACGATGGCACAGGCACAACGGATGTTGCCCAAGCAGAAAGGATTGGAAGTAAGCGCCGGTGTATTATCCAATGACAAAATCGGAAACGATTATTACCTCCAAATCGGCATGACTGTAAATGGCAAAAACGGGAACTACCAGCTTTGGGCTTTGGAATATGCTCACCAGTATTACGACTATAAAGACCTTCGCATACCACATGAAACCTACATGGCAGAAGGTGGTTACAGCTTCTTTTTGTTGGGCGATACCCGGAAGAATTTCACATTCAATCTTGGAATTACAGGTGTTGTCGGCTATGAAAACATCAATCGAGGTGAGCAAATGCTATACGACGGTGCGAGGATATTAAGTGAAGACAACTTCGTTTACGGCGCAGGCGGACGGCTCAGTTTAGAAACATACCTGTCCGACCAGGTTGTATTCCTCATACAAGGACGTACAAAAGTTCTTTGGGGAACGGATCTGGAGCAGTTCCGTCCATCGGCAGGCGTAGGATTACGATTTAACTTTTAA
- the traM gene encoding conjugative transposon protein TraM, translated as MKENENQRTVVRVTEGDPGTTKDMLQDSTQNKTEKFKKPLIFVLMGVVFLGCMYLIFKPSSDKKEVENVGINDAVPQATGAGLPADKGKAYEQEMMERKEQEKRNAMATLSDYWNTNDQEKPMEEFPEEDENYSYTGGRSAGRSGNPALSSYRYAQNTLESFYQEDDTETAELRRQLDELKEQLAEKEVPPAVTVDDQLALMEKSYQMAAKYLPSGTNAGQAVSADGVAKVAAPTQKVHFVAFTPTRKNTVSALYREPADSTFLADWSESRNRGFFTTGSVGQVVQSKNSIKACVHETQTITGESGVRLRLLESAQTPDRTIPKGTVLTANAKFQGGRLQLNVSSIELEGNIMPVDIAIYDLDGQQGLHVPYSPEMNALTEMAGNMSQTSGTSLMLTQSAGQQMAADLSRGVVQGISGYFSKKVRTPKVTLKAGHQLFLVPKQ; from the coding sequence ATGAAAGAAAATGAGAACCAAAGAACGGTTGTCCGGGTGACCGAGGGTGATCCGGGAACAACCAAAGATATGCTGCAGGACAGCACACAGAACAAAACCGAAAAGTTCAAAAAGCCCCTCATATTCGTCTTGATGGGGGTCGTATTTCTCGGTTGTATGTACCTGATATTTAAACCATCCTCCGATAAAAAGGAGGTCGAAAATGTCGGGATCAACGATGCCGTTCCCCAAGCTACAGGAGCAGGACTCCCCGCCGATAAAGGCAAAGCCTATGAGCAGGAAATGATGGAACGTAAGGAACAGGAAAAACGCAATGCGATGGCAACACTTTCGGATTATTGGAATACCAATGACCAGGAAAAACCAATGGAGGAATTTCCCGAAGAAGACGAAAATTACAGCTATACGGGTGGTAGAAGCGCCGGACGGTCCGGTAATCCGGCACTCAGCAGCTATCGTTATGCACAGAATACATTAGAATCCTTTTATCAGGAAGATGATACCGAAACAGCTGAACTTCGCAGGCAACTAGATGAATTGAAAGAACAGCTGGCGGAAAAAGAGGTACCACCCGCCGTCACTGTGGATGACCAATTGGCGCTGATGGAGAAATCCTATCAGATGGCTGCAAAATACCTTCCTTCAGGCACGAATGCGGGACAAGCTGTGTCAGCTGACGGTGTAGCCAAAGTCGCTGCTCCTACACAAAAGGTACATTTTGTCGCATTCACGCCAACAAGGAAAAACACGGTATCCGCACTGTACCGTGAACCAGCGGATAGTACCTTTTTAGCCGATTGGAGTGAATCCCGAAACAGGGGTTTCTTTACTACGGGTTCCGTCGGGCAGGTGGTACAATCGAAAAACAGTATCAAAGCCTGTGTACATGAAACGCAGACCATTACCGGTGAAAGTGGAGTTCGGCTTCGTTTATTGGAGTCTGCCCAAACACCTGATCGTACGATCCCCAAGGGGACTGTTTTAACGGCAAATGCCAAGTTTCAGGGCGGCCGCTTACAATTGAATGTATCTTCCATCGAACTGGAAGGCAATATCATGCCGGTGGATATTGCCATTTATGATCTGGATGGACAGCAAGGTCTGCACGTTCCGTATTCGCCGGAAATGAATGCACTGACCGAAATGGCGGGTAATATGAGCCAGACTTCGGGAACAAGCCTGATGCTTACCCAATCCGCCGGACAGCAGATGGCCGCAGACCTCAGTCGTGGTGTGGTGCAGGGCATATCCGGCTATTTCTCCAAGAAAGTAAGGACACCGAAAGTCACCCTTAAAGCAGGGCACCAGCTCTTCCTCGTCCCTAAACAATAA
- a CDS encoding phospholipase D-like domain-containing protein — translation MKLSELTIDSIKEFISGDNQLTPYLTGPEILKLFNRIGFKDVYKYRDGGMPNGLSRNAYVLEKLIEINGRKEMVALMQMIFDPRHFAGDTSKDIAKAVEQINPLLQQDGYRLDEFNGQYKIIGADLPDNIEVEVHFEDIEAQIVEQIQNAKFSIWIAVAWFTNKTLMREIYNKKLEGVSVRIVVLDDEINSKYGFEFEKYFEAKRVPKSGKYENIMHHKFCIIDLKTVIHGSYNWTTKANWNRETVSRKQS, via the coding sequence ATGAAATTATCAGAGTTAACAATAGATAGCATAAAGGAATTTATTTCGGGGGATAACCAGTTGACGCCTTATCTTACAGGCCCAGAAATTTTAAAACTCTTTAACCGGATTGGTTTTAAAGATGTTTATAAGTACAGAGATGGAGGAATGCCAAATGGTCTTAGTCGAAACGCTTATGTTTTGGAGAAACTCATTGAAATAAATGGAAGAAAGGAAATGGTAGCACTAATGCAAATGATCTTTGATCCAAGACATTTTGCGGGGGATACAAGTAAGGATATCGCAAAAGCTGTTGAACAAATTAATCCACTCTTGCAACAAGATGGCTATAGACTTGATGAATTTAATGGACAATACAAAATAATAGGTGCCGACTTACCGGATAACATTGAGGTTGAAGTACATTTTGAAGACATCGAAGCACAAATTGTCGAACAAATCCAAAACGCCAAATTCTCAATCTGGATAGCGGTTGCTTGGTTCACCAACAAAACCCTTATGAGGGAGATTTATAACAAAAAACTTGAAGGGGTCAGTGTCCGCATTGTAGTCTTAGATGATGAAATAAACTCAAAATACGGGTTTGAGTTTGAAAAATATTTTGAAGCTAAAAGAGTTCCAAAAAGTGGGAAATATGAAAATATAATGCATCACAAATTCTGTATTATCGACTTAAAAACGGTTATTCATGGTTCTTATAACTGGACAACAAAAGCCAATTGGAATAGGGAGACTGTTAGTCGAAAACAGTCGTGA
- a CDS encoding DUF4134 domain-containing protein: MEKQSKKALLAAVAVLSGFSAFAQQGNGSAGINEATQMVTSYFDPATQLIYAIGAVVGLIGGVKVYNKFSSGDPDTSKTAASWFGACIFLIVAATILRSFFL; this comes from the coding sequence ATGGAAAAACAAAGCAAAAAAGCGCTTTTGGCAGCGGTAGCAGTGCTGTCAGGCTTTAGTGCGTTTGCCCAGCAGGGCAACGGTTCGGCCGGGATCAATGAAGCCACCCAAATGGTAACATCCTATTTCGATCCGGCCACACAGCTTATCTACGCCATTGGTGCGGTCGTTGGGTTAATCGGTGGTGTTAAGGTGTACAACAAGTTCAGCAGCGGAGATCCCGACACGAGCAAGACGGCGGCTTCGTGGTTTGGAGCCTGTATTTTTCTCATTGTTGCGGCTACCATCCTGCGTTCATTCTTCCTTTAA
- a CDS encoding DUF4133 domain-containing protein: MSTYNINKGIGRTVEFKGLKAQYLFIFAGGLLGILILVMILYMAGVNSYICLFLGAGGASLIVWQTFLLNRKYGEHGLMKIAANKRHPRYIVCRKPVRRYLKFPLKSGAV; the protein is encoded by the coding sequence ATGAGTACTTACAACATCAATAAGGGCATTGGGAGAACAGTAGAGTTTAAGGGATTGAAGGCTCAGTACCTGTTCATCTTTGCCGGTGGACTGCTCGGCATACTTATCCTGGTGATGATCCTGTACATGGCGGGCGTAAACTCTTATATCTGCCTGTTTCTTGGAGCGGGCGGTGCTTCGCTGATCGTGTGGCAGACCTTTTTACTGAACAGAAAATATGGCGAACACGGACTGATGAAGATAGCAGCCAACAAACGGCATCCCCGATACATCGTCTGCCGCAAGCCTGTACGCCGCTATTTAAAGTTTCCCCTTAAATCCGGTGCCGTATGA
- the traK gene encoding conjugative transposon protein TraK, translated as MEFKTLRNIENSFRQIRLYAIVFAVLCTGVVGYTVWKSYHFAEQQRQKIYVLDSGKSLMLALSQDASINRPVEAREHVRRFHELFFTLAPDRNAIESNMNRAFNLADKSAFNYYKDLSEKGYYGRIISGNVQQRIEVDSVVCNFDNYPYSVRTYAKQFIIRSSNVTRRNLITSCYLVNSVRSDNNPQGFNIEKFAVMENRDMEVIER; from the coding sequence ATGGAATTTAAGACGCTAAGAAATATCGAAAACAGCTTCCGCCAGATACGCTTGTACGCAATCGTATTTGCCGTTCTCTGCACTGGAGTGGTGGGATATACCGTATGGAAATCCTATCACTTCGCAGAGCAGCAACGCCAGAAAATCTATGTGCTGGACAGTGGAAAGTCATTGATGTTGGCGCTGTCACAGGATGCAAGTATCAACCGTCCGGTTGAGGCTCGGGAGCACGTGAGGCGCTTTCACGAACTGTTCTTTACGTTGGCACCTGACAGGAATGCCATCGAAAGCAATATGAACCGGGCATTTAACCTTGCCGATAAAAGTGCCTTTAACTATTACAAAGACCTTTCAGAAAAGGGGTATTACGGTAGGATCATATCGGGGAATGTCCAACAGCGCATTGAAGTGGATAGCGTGGTGTGCAATTTCGACAACTATCCTTATTCGGTACGAACCTATGCCAAACAGTTCATCATCCGATCGAGCAACGTGACCCGGCGAAACCTGATTACTTCCTGTTACCTCGTCAATTCCGTCCGCTCGGACAACAATCCCCAAGGGTTTAACATCGAAAAGTTTGCCGTCATGGAAAATAGGGATATGGAAGTGATTGAACGCTAA
- a CDS encoding TraG family conjugative transposon ATPase — MRNVAKTSTLESKFPLLAVENNCILSKDADITACFEVRLPELFTVASAEYEAVHSTWHKAIKTLSDFTVVHKQDWYIKESYNPDLDKDGFSFLGKSYQRHFNERPFLNHYCYLFLTKTTKERMRMQSNFSSLCKGTLIPKEIRNKETVHRFMEAVTQFERIVNDSGFISLQRLSEEDIVGTDQKQGLLEQYLTLSKEAGTPMQDIALGSEEVRVGNKRLCLHTLSDTDDLPPTVSADTRYEKLSTDRSDCQLSFAAPVGLLLSCNHIYNQYLFLDNSEDNLQKFEKSARNMHSLARYSRANQINKEWIERYLNEAHSFGLSSIRAHFNVMAWSDDPGELKQLKNDCGSALALMECKPRHNTTDVATLFWAGMPGNAGDFPSEESFYTFIEPALCFFTEETNYQSSPSPFGIKMADRLTGKPLHLDISDLPMKRGIITNRNKFILGPSGSGKSFFTNHMVRQYYEQGAHVLLVDTGNSYQGLCELIKGKTKGEDGVYFTYTEDNPIAFNPFYTDDGVFDIEKRESIKTLILTLWKRDDEPPTRSEEVALSNAVSGYIERIRQSDEYPSFNGFYEYVRRDYRKILEEKQVREKDFDVAGFLNVLEPYYKGGEYDYLLNSDKQLDLLSKRFIVFEIDAIKDHKILFPIVTIIIMEVFINKMRRLKGIRKLILIEEAWKAIAKEGMAEYIKYLFKTVRKFFGEAIVVTQEVDDIIQSPIVKESIINNSDCKILLDQRKYMNKFDDIQTMLGLTDKEKAQVLSINMNNDPSRLYKEVWIGLGGTHSAVYATEVSLEEYLAYTTEETEKMEVMQLASELDGNVELAIKHIAMQRRDKVNQ; from the coding sequence ATGAGAAATGTAGCAAAGACCTCCACACTGGAAAGCAAGTTCCCTTTACTGGCAGTAGAGAATAATTGCATCCTTTCAAAGGATGCGGATATCACTGCCTGTTTTGAGGTGCGATTGCCGGAATTGTTTACCGTAGCTTCTGCGGAATACGAGGCCGTTCATTCCACCTGGCACAAGGCCATCAAGACCTTATCGGATTTTACAGTCGTTCACAAACAGGACTGGTACATCAAGGAAAGTTATAATCCCGATTTGGATAAGGATGGTTTTAGCTTTTTAGGCAAATCCTACCAACGTCATTTCAATGAGCGTCCGTTCCTGAATCATTATTGCTACCTGTTCCTGACCAAGACCACTAAAGAGCGTATGCGGATGCAGAGCAATTTCTCTTCGCTTTGCAAAGGCACACTGATCCCAAAGGAAATCAGAAATAAGGAAACGGTACACCGATTCATGGAAGCCGTGACACAGTTTGAGCGTATCGTGAACGATAGTGGCTTTATAAGCTTGCAACGGCTAAGTGAAGAAGATATCGTTGGTACCGATCAAAAACAGGGATTGCTGGAACAGTACCTTACATTATCAAAGGAAGCCGGTACACCCATGCAGGATATTGCATTGGGAAGTGAAGAAGTCCGTGTCGGTAACAAAAGATTGTGCCTGCATACGCTTTCCGATACAGACGACCTTCCACCAACGGTATCGGCGGATACCCGATATGAAAAATTATCCACTGACCGTAGTGACTGTCAGTTGTCTTTTGCTGCTCCCGTGGGATTACTGCTTAGCTGCAATCACATTTACAACCAGTACCTGTTTTTGGACAACAGCGAAGACAACCTGCAAAAGTTTGAAAAGTCCGCAAGGAATATGCACTCGCTGGCTCGGTACAGCCGTGCCAATCAGATCAACAAAGAATGGATTGAGCGCTACCTGAACGAAGCCCACAGCTTCGGGCTATCATCTATCCGGGCGCACTTCAATGTGATGGCCTGGTCGGACGACCCTGGCGAATTGAAGCAGCTCAAGAACGATTGCGGTAGCGCATTGGCATTAATGGAATGTAAGCCGCGGCACAACACCACGGACGTCGCTACCTTGTTTTGGGCAGGAATGCCGGGCAATGCAGGCGATTTTCCGAGTGAAGAAAGCTTTTACACTTTCATCGAGCCTGCTTTGTGTTTCTTCACCGAAGAAACCAATTACCAAAGTTCACCCTCGCCATTCGGTATCAAAATGGCTGACCGCCTGACCGGAAAACCCCTCCATTTGGATATTTCGGATTTGCCCATGAAACGTGGCATCATCACGAACCGGAACAAGTTTATTCTTGGTCCGTCTGGCTCGGGGAAATCTTTTTTTACCAACCACATGGTACGGCAATATTACGAGCAAGGCGCTCACGTGCTATTGGTGGATACCGGTAATTCCTATCAGGGATTGTGTGAACTCATCAAGGGGAAAACCAAAGGCGAAGACGGAGTGTATTTCACCTATACGGAAGACAATCCCATTGCCTTTAATCCCTTCTATACCGATGATGGTGTATTTGACATTGAGAAAAGGGAAAGTATCAAAACTTTGATACTGACACTTTGGAAACGTGATGATGAGCCGCCAACCCGTTCCGAAGAGGTAGCTCTGTCCAATGCCGTGAGCGGTTATATCGAACGAATCCGGCAAAGTGATGAATATCCATCTTTCAATGGTTTTTATGAATATGTACGAAGGGATTACCGGAAGATACTGGAGGAAAAACAGGTCAGGGAGAAGGATTTTGATGTCGCCGGCTTCCTGAACGTACTGGAACCTTACTACAAAGGCGGTGAGTATGATTACCTCCTCAACTCCGACAAGCAACTCGACCTGCTTTCCAAGCGCTTTATTGTGTTTGAAATTGATGCCATTAAGGATCACAAAATCCTGTTTCCCATTGTGACCATCATCATTATGGAGGTTTTCATCAACAAGATGCGTAGGCTGAAAGGCATACGAAAGCTCATTTTGATTGAGGAAGCCTGGAAAGCCATCGCAAAAGAGGGAATGGCAGAGTACATCAAGTATCTTTTTAAGACCGTCAGAAAGTTTTTTGGTGAAGCCATCGTGGTTACGCAGGAAGTGGACGACATCATCCAGTCACCCATCGTCAAGGAGAGTATCATCAACAATAGTGATTGCAAAATCCTGCTTGACCAGCGCAAGTACATGAACAAGTTTGACGATATCCAGACCATGCTCGGGCTAACGGATAAAGAAAAGGCACAGGTACTTTCCATCAACATGAATAATGACCCAAGCCGGCTTTATAAAGAGGTGTGGATTGGCTTGGGTGGTACGCACTCCGCAGTCTATGCCACGGAGGTTAGTCTGGAAGAATATCTGGCTTATACCACGGAAGAAACCGAAAAGATGGAAGTGATGCAGCTTGCTTCCGAACTGGATGGCAATGTAGAACTCGCTATTAAGCACATCGCTATGCAAAGGCGGGATAAAGTAAATCAATAG